A segment of the Streptomyces sp. NBC_00193 genome:
TTCGACTTCCCCCAGCCGCTCAGCCCGCTGTGCCTGCCGCAGAACGAGACCGAACGCGTCCTGCGCGAGCGCCTGCACGAGCTCGGCGGCAAGGTCGAGCACGGCGTACGGCTGCTCGCCTTCAACTCCCTGGACTTCTCCGGCCGCATCGACGCCGTCGACGGGGTCACCGCGGTCCTCGAACACGCCGACGGCCGCATCGAGCGCACCCGCGCCCCGTTCGTCATCGGCACCGACGGCGCGGGCAGCGCGGTGCGGACCCAGCTGGGCACCGGGTTCACCGGCTCCACCTACGAGACCGCCTTCGCCCTGGTGGACGCCAGGATCGAGGGGTTCCTGCCGCCGGACCAGGCGCTGTACTACCAGTCGCCCGCGGGCGCCCTGGTCATCGTCGCGCTCCCCGACGGCGTCTTCCGCTTCTTCTCCAGCCTGGCCCCCGGGGAGCAGGTCAGCGTGGAGAAGATGCAGAGCATCGTGGACGAGCGCGGTCCCCAGGGCGTCCGCATCACCGAACCGGTCTGGGAGAGCGTCTTCCGGGTCCACGCCCGCCACGCCAACGACTTCCAGCTCGGCCGGGTGTTCATCGCCGGCGACGCCGCCCACGTGCACAGCCCGGCCGGCGGCCAGGGCCTGAACACCGGTCTCCAGGACGCCCACAACCTCGCCTGGAAGATCGCCGCCGTGGTGCGCGGCGAGGCACCGTCCGGCCTGCTGCTCACCTACGGACCCGAACGCGCCGCCGTGGCCGAGCGCGTCGTGCGCGACACCGACATCCAGACCCGCGCCTGGATGGTGCGCGAGCCCGCCAAGGTGGCCCTGCGCGACGCCGCGTTCCGGCTCGCGGGCCGCACGGGGCTGTTCTCCCGCGCCTACGCCCCGGTCATGGCCGGGCGCCGGCTCGCCTATCCCCCGGTGCGCCCCACCCAGGTGCCCGGTGGCCGCGCCGCCTGCCAGTCACTTCCCGGCGTACGCCCCGTCGTGCGCGTCGGCGCGGTCTTCCCCAGGGAGCTGGCCGTACCGCACCGGATC
Coding sequences within it:
- a CDS encoding FAD-dependent monooxygenase, whose translation is MPSTASRKDIEEPWPAYDVLIVGGGPTGMMAACELLRRGIRVRIVDRAPEPSPFPKALLVWPRSFDLFEDLGVLPRLREAGLQINAFSYYSDRERLATFDFPQPLSPLCLPQNETERVLRERLHELGGKVEHGVRLLAFNSLDFSGRIDAVDGVTAVLEHADGRIERTRAPFVIGTDGAGSAVRTQLGTGFTGSTYETAFALVDARIEGFLPPDQALYYQSPAGALVIVALPDGVFRFFSSLAPGEQVSVEKMQSIVDERGPQGVRITEPVWESVFRVHARHANDFQLGRVFIAGDAAHVHSPAGGQGLNTGLQDAHNLAWKIAAVVRGEAPSGLLLTYGPERAAVAERVVRDTDIQTRAWMVREPAKVALRDAAFRLAGRTGLFSRAYAPVMAGRRLAYPPVRPTQVPGGRAACQSLPGVRPVVRVGAVFPRELAVPHRIAGPAADPTRWTLLAVCRDEAPQWRRELSALIADRPQVRMADIAAGTARGLTGCRRQGYYLIRPDGHVAAHGHAGDVDRLRTELTALLGDPAPQDPETARGE